One genomic window of Roseobacter ponti includes the following:
- a CDS encoding alpha/beta fold hydrolase, which translates to MSEFLTSDGLTLYYSDEGTGLPLLCLAGLTRTTADFDYVAPYLRGCRMIRLDYRGRGRSSWDRHWQNYALPVECRDVIELLDHLGLDRVAILGTSRGGLNAMGLAMGHRERLCGVALNDIGPEIDPKGLEFIMGYLGRNPGAKTHMDAARALERTMTGFKDVPFSRWMEESLKHFRMSGDGLTITYDPKLRDAVASQGAQAAPDLWPFFDAMEGLPLACIRGENSDLLTPETLAEMQRRRPDMITATVVGRGHIPFLDEPEAIAALQTWTEALK; encoded by the coding sequence ATGAGCGAATTTCTCACCTCTGATGGTCTGACGCTTTATTATTCCGATGAAGGCACCGGGCTGCCTCTGCTGTGCCTCGCCGGTCTGACGCGCACTACTGCCGATTTCGATTATGTCGCACCGTATCTGCGGGGCTGCCGGATGATCCGGCTTGATTACCGGGGACGGGGCAGATCTTCATGGGACCGCCACTGGCAGAACTACGCGCTGCCGGTTGAGTGCAGGGACGTGATTGAACTGCTCGATCATCTGGGTCTCGACAGGGTTGCGATCCTGGGCACCTCGCGCGGCGGCCTCAACGCGATGGGGCTGGCGATGGGGCACAGGGAGCGGCTCTGTGGTGTCGCCCTGAATGATATCGGTCCTGAAATTGATCCCAAAGGTCTGGAATTCATCATGGGATATCTCGGGCGGAACCCGGGCGCGAAGACCCATATGGATGCCGCACGGGCGCTGGAACGCACGATGACCGGCTTTAAAGACGTGCCTTTTTCACGCTGGATGGAAGAGTCGCTGAAGCATTTCAGAATGTCCGGCGATGGCCTTACGATCACGTACGATCCGAAGCTGCGCGACGCGGTCGCAAGCCAGGGCGCGCAGGCTGCTCCGGATCTGTGGCCCTTTTTCGATGCGATGGAGGGCCTGCCGCTGGCCTGTATCCGTGGCGAGAACTCCGATCTTCTCACGCCTGAAACGCTGGCTGAGATGCAGCGGCGCAGACCGGATATGATTACGGCAACGGTGGTCGGACGCGGGCATATTCCTTTTCTGGACGAGCCCGAGGCCATCGCAGCCCTGCAGACCTGGACTGAGGCGCTGAAATGA